The Burkholderia cepacia genomic interval GTGCGCGTATCGCGGCTTCCATCGCGGCCGCCTGTTGCGCGTCGAAGCCGAGACGGGCGAGCGTGAGGTCGGTCGGCAGGGTTTCGAGGCGCCGCAGCACGAGCTTTTCACCGAACAACGTCGGCAGCGAACTGACCCGATAGTCGCCGCGCGTACCGCCGTCGATCGCGATGCGCAGCCTGCCGTCCTGCGGGAGCCGCCGCTCGGCGATGTCCATGCGTGCGAGCACCTTGATCCGCGTGACGAGCGCGTCGCGCAGATGAAGCGGCGGCCGCGCATGTTCGTGCAGCACGCCGTCGATGCGCAGGCGGATGCGCCAGCCGGCTTCGAACGGTTCGATGTGGATGTCGGATGCGTCGCGCACGCGGCGTGAAGCGTGTCCGTCAGCAGCCGCACGGCCGGCGCATCGTCGAGCTGGGTCGCGTCGAGCGGGCGGGAGTCGGATGAAGGCGCGGAGCCGGGAGCGGCGGGCATCCCGCCTGAAGGTGTGAACAGCATGCATGCCGGCGCGTCGGCCGCCTGGTTACCGTGACCGTTGCATGGTCGCGCGACAGGGGCTGCGCCGGCAGTCGGCCGTTCGGCTAACGCGTGGCGAGGCTGCGCGCGCCGCGCGCCGGGCGCGGCTTGAAGAGCTTGACGGTGCGCACGGCCTGATCGTCGCTGCGCATCACCTCGAGCATCACGTCGCCGATTTTCAGGCACACGTCGTCTTCCGGAATTTCCTCGAGGATTTCGAGGACCAGTCCGTTCAGCGTCTTCGGCCCGTCGGTCGGCAGCTTCAGGTGCAGCCAGCGATTCAGTTCGCGCAGCGGCATGCTCGCCGAAACGATGCATTCGCCGTTCTCGTCCCAGCCGCCCGCGCGTTCGCTGCGCGGCATCGATGTCGTGAATTCGCCGATCAGCTCCTCGATGATGTCTTCGGGCGTGACGAGCCCTTCGAGTTCGCCGTACTCGTTGACGACGAGCGCGGTCCGCTGCCGCGTTTCCTGGAAAAACTGGAGCTGCTGGACCACCGGCGTGCCCGACGGCACGTAGTACGGCTCGGCGAGCAGCGTGCGCAGCGTCTCGCGGTCGAACTCCTGATTGTGCAGCGCGGTCAGCGTCTTGCGGACGTGCAGCACGCCGAGCACCTTGTCGATGTCGCCTTCGTAGACGACAAGCCGGTTGTGATAGCAGGTTTCGAGCTGGTGCAGGACGTCGTCGAGCGGCGCGTAGAAGTTGAGCGACTCGATCTGGCGGCGCGGCACCATCACGTCGTCGACCGTGATGTTCTCGAGGTCGAACAGGTTGAGCAGGATGCTGCGGTGCTTGGTCGGCATGAAACTGCTCGACTCGAGCACGATGGCCCGCAGCTCGTCGGCCGACATCCGTTGGTCGCGGCCCTTCTTCGTGTTGATGCGCAGCACCCACAGCACGCCGTTCGCGAGCGCGTTGACGAACCAGACGACCGGCTTGAACACGCGCATCAGCGGCGCGATCACGAGGCTGGCGGGCAGCGCGATGCGTTCGGGGAACGTCGCGCCGACGATCTTCGGCGCGATTTCGGCGAACACGATGATCAGGAACGCGACGATGCCGGTCGCGATCGACAGCGCGAGATTGTTGCGGCCGAACGTATGGAGCGCGAGCGACGTCGTCAGGACCGGGATGATCGT includes:
- a CDS encoding HlyC/CorC family transporter is translated as MDQIPLWAQIGAVFLLLLCSSFFSISETAMMALNRHRLKHLAGQGALGAKTTQGLLTRTDLLLSVILIGNNLFNTIIPVLTTSLALHTFGRNNLALSIATGIVAFLIIVFAEIAPKIVGATFPERIALPASLVIAPLMRVFKPVVWFVNALANGVLWVLRINTKKGRDQRMSADELRAIVLESSSFMPTKHRSILLNLFDLENITVDDVMVPRRQIESLNFYAPLDDVLHQLETCYHNRLVVYEGDIDKVLGVLHVRKTLTALHNQEFDRETLRTLLAEPYYVPSGTPVVQQLQFFQETRQRTALVVNEYGELEGLVTPEDIIEELIGEFTTSMPRSERAGGWDENGECIVSASMPLRELNRWLHLKLPTDGPKTLNGLVLEILEEIPEDDVCLKIGDVMLEVMRSDDQAVRTVKLFKPRPARGARSLATR